From the Gordonia bronchialis DSM 43247 genome, one window contains:
- a CDS encoding recombinase family protein, which yields MALVGLVRVSTDKQETRRQHDALDAACVKVFEEKVSGKLGVDDRPGLRAALDYLRPDDMLAVLEVDRLGRNLLEGLIVLTDLFERGVGVKVLEGVAAGEHTERSLILDLALALAEDRRRDISRKTRSGLEAARRRGKVGGRPSVVDDDKRAAILARRERDESIREIAAGVGVSVGTVHRVITADGARQTA from the coding sequence ATGGCCCTCGTCGGACTGGTGCGGGTGAGCACCGACAAGCAGGAGACCCGTCGCCAGCACGACGCGCTCGACGCTGCGTGCGTGAAGGTGTTCGAGGAGAAGGTCTCCGGCAAGCTCGGCGTCGACGACCGGCCGGGCCTCAGGGCCGCGCTGGACTACCTGCGCCCCGACGACATGCTCGCGGTGCTGGAGGTCGACCGACTCGGCCGCAACCTCCTCGAAGGCCTCATCGTGCTGACCGACCTGTTCGAGCGGGGCGTCGGCGTGAAGGTATTGGAGGGCGTCGCCGCCGGCGAGCACACCGAACGGTCGCTGATCCTCGACCTGGCCCTCGCATTGGCCGAGGATCGCCGCCGCGACATCAGCCGCAAGACCCGCAGCGGACTGGAGGCGGCACGTCGCCGAGGCAAGGTCGGTGGCCGGCCGAGCGTCGTCGACGACGACAAGCGTGCCGCGATCCTGGCCCGCCGGGAGCGCGACGAGTCGATCCGCGAGATCGCGGCGGGCGTCGGGGTCTCAGTGGGCACTGTGCACCGAGTCATCACCGCCGATGGAGCCAGGCAGACAGCATGA
- a CDS encoding helix-turn-helix domain-containing protein, with protein MPAPDDRLDEAQLRVRRVRRQALAKALVTARHKAGLTQGQLAERSGLSRSAIARAEAGEASLSSDRFWDLAKALGIRPSALWLAAEADEAASRTLD; from the coding sequence GTGCCAGCACCCGACGATCGCCTCGACGAGGCCCAGCTCAGGGTCCGGCGCGTGCGTAGGCAGGCGCTGGCCAAAGCGCTGGTCACGGCCCGTCATAAGGCGGGACTGACCCAGGGCCAATTGGCCGAACGATCGGGCCTGTCCCGGTCTGCCATCGCCCGCGCTGAGGCCGGCGAGGCTAGCTTGTCCAGCGACCGGTTCTGGGACTTGGCCAAGGCATTGGGCATCCGCCCCAGCGCACTGTGGCTTGCGGCCGAGGCCGACGAGGCCGCGTCCCGCACGCTCGACTGA
- a CDS encoding type IV secretory system conjugative DNA transfer family protein translates to MSLYRKDSGPYKPKPTPFGGFIDGARAITAPHLLCVGPTGRGKSRRVLGPALLMWEGPGVAISSKPDLIELAIEKRLGMGGHGKTYVLDLSGKVPASVMPDGAEMVVADPVALITDDDTAIDMTEILLRTSGSSAGGGDSAKKDPFFGLS, encoded by the coding sequence ATGTCGCTGTACCGCAAGGACTCCGGCCCCTACAAGCCGAAGCCGACACCGTTCGGGGGTTTCATCGACGGGGCGCGCGCGATCACCGCCCCGCACCTGCTCTGCGTCGGGCCCACCGGGCGTGGCAAGTCTCGGCGCGTCCTGGGACCGGCACTGCTCATGTGGGAGGGCCCCGGCGTCGCGATCTCGTCGAAGCCCGACTTGATCGAGCTGGCGATCGAGAAGCGTCTGGGCATGGGCGGCCACGGCAAGACCTATGTGCTCGACCTGTCCGGCAAGGTGCCGGCGAGTGTCATGCCGGACGGGGCGGAAATGGTCGTGGCCGATCCTGTCGCCCTGATCACCGACGACGACACCGCGATCGACATGACCGAGATCCTGCTGCGCACTTCGGGATCGAGCGCCGGTGGCGGCGACTCAGCCAAAAAGGACCCATTTTTTGGGCTCTCCTGA